The window CGATGCGCAGAAACAGGGGCGTGTCGAGTGCGTTGTGATGAGTTGCGAACGGGCGTGCGGCAGCACCGCCGTACAAGGGTTGCAATACCGGAGTTTCGACTTCGAGGAACCCCAGATCATCCAGGAACGTGCGGATCGTCGTTATCATCCGCGACCGGGCAACAAAAAGCGATCGCACCTCCGGATGCACGGCGAGGTCGGCATACCGCTGCCGGTATCGCTGCTCCGGATCGCTGAACCCGGAATGTCTTATCAACTGCCCGGCAACGATTTCCTCCTTGCCGAACGGCAGCGGTCGGATGGACTTGGCAAGCATGTCGAAAGTGTCCACGCGTACCGTCCCCTCTCCAGTGCGGGTCCGGAAAAGCCCCCCCTTTACGCCAACGATGTCGCCGAGATCGAAATTTGCGAGGAGCCCGAAGCGCTCGGGACCGAGTTCGTCTTTTCGGAAGTAGAGCTGAATGCGGCCTGACGAATCAGCGAGATGCGCAAACACCGTCTTGCCGTGAGCACGCCACGCAACGATACGCCCCGCTAGCGTTACCTCAGGGCCATCATCACGGTCACCAAGCTGCGCGATGGCTTCGACCGCGGAATGCTTTCTCGGATACGAATATCCGAACGGCACGACACCGGCCTCCTCGAGGGCTGCAAGCTTTTCACGACGCGCCTTCAGCACGAAGTTCATGTCGTCGCTCATTCAGACACCTCGCCCGCCTGCTTGAGAAACGCCCGGATGAACGGGTCGATTCCACCATCCATCACCTTCTGCACATCAGGAATCTTGAGTTCCGTCCGGTGGTCGTTCACCATCGTGTATGGCTGAAACACATAACTCCTTGCCTGGTTGCCGAAGCTGATATCGTCCTTGTTTTCATCAAACTTCGCTTTCTCCGCCTCCCTCTTCTGTATTTCCGCCTGATATAATTTGTTCTTCAGCATCTGCATCGCCGTCGCCTTGTTCTTGAACTGCGACCGCTGAGCCTGGGAAGCGACAACTGTATTCGTCGGTATATGGGTAATGCGAACCGCGGAACTCGTCTTGTTGACATGCTGACCGCCAGCTCCAGACGCACGATATACGTCAATCCGGAGGTCCTCATCGCGGATCTCGATGTTGATTTCGTCGTTGACCACAGGGTACACGAATACCGACGCAAAACTCGTGTGTCGCCGTGCAGCTGAATCAAATGGAGATATACGGACGAGCCGGTGCACGCCCGCCTCGGGCCGAAGAAATCCGTAGGCGTATTGACCCCGAATCTCGAGAACAGCGCCCTTGATTCCCGCCTCCTCGCCCTGACTCTCATCGAGAAGGACAATCTCGAATCCCTTTCGCTCGGCCCAGCGGGTATACATACGCACCAGCATCGATGCCCAGTCCTGAGCTTCGGTTCCCCCCGCACCCGCGCTGATCTCAACCTGCGCATCGCGAAAATCGTCAGGCCCGCGCAAGAGGGTCTTCAGTTCAAACGAGTCGAGCTCCGAGTTGATACTCTCCACGTCACGGTCGAGCTCTGCCTCGAGCTCCGCGTCCGGCGACTCTCGCAAGAGGTCGTCGAGCTCGATGGAACCCGCAATTCGCGCATGCAGCTTGTCAAATGGCTCGACCCAGCCCCGGACACTCTTTACTTCCTGAAGGTGCTCCTGTGCTACGTCCTGATTGTTCCAGAAATCGGGTTCGCCCATTCGGGCTTCGAGAGGGGCGAGCGTAGCTCGCTTTCCGTCGATGTCAAAGATACCTCCGGACTTCGGCAAGGCGTTCTGCCGCGCCTGCCAGCGCCCTTCCTCTTTCGCCAGTTGAATCCGCCATGATGATACCGCTCTAGAAGATTTTCTTTCCGGCGCCGAGTACCTCGTTCAGCGATTCCTGAAAGTGCGTGGTTGTGCGTGCGAAATCAGCTCCGACCTGAGCCGTATACTCTTCATAACTCTTCTTGATCTCGTCCCGGAATAATTCCTTGAGGGTACCCTTGTCGAGCCCTTCGGCGTGCTTCGCGGGATAGTAGGCAACCATATCCGACACAAGGGCGCGCGCGAGGCGGCGTGCGCGCGTTCCCGGATCCCGCGTCAGAAAAAGATTCACCGGACGGCGGTCGCCGACAGGCTGTGAAGCGGCGGGAGTGCTGGCAGCGGCGGGTGTGACGCGGTTGGGCTCCGGAGCATACGGAACAGCCTGCGCGGGCCGCACTGCGGGAGGCGTGACCGTCGCTGGCCGGGCTGCGGGAGGAGCACCCATGGCCGGCCGCGG of the Gemmatimonadaceae bacterium genome contains:
- the prfB gene encoding peptide chain release factor 2 (programmed frameshift), which produces MADSTGERGRALAGAAERLAEVRGIFDIDGKRATLAPLEARMGEPDFWNNQDVAQEHLQEVKSVRGWVEPFDKLHARIAGSIELDDLLRESPDAELEAELDRDVESINSELDSFELKTLLRGPDDFRDAQVEISAGAGGTEAQDWASMLVRMYTRWAERKGFEIVLLDESQGEEAGIKGAVLEIRGQYAYGFLRPEAGVHRLVRISPFDSAARRHTSFASVFVYPVVNDEINIEIRDEDLRIDVYRASGAGGQHVNKTSSAVRITHIPTNTVVASQAQRSQFKNKATAMQMLKNKLYQAEIQKREAEKAKFDENKDDISFGNQARSYVFQPYTMVNDHRTELKIPDVQKVMDGGIDPFIRAFLKQAGEVSE